In a genomic window of uncultured Flavobacterium sp.:
- a CDS encoding ankyrin repeat domain-containing protein, with protein MKKNLLLSFALVATLFVNAQQKNTLLEASFWKTAPDVTTVQAEIAKGNSASEANVNAFDVTTLAINNDAPLATIKFLLDQPGNPLNKMTHDNRIYLHWAAYRGNIDLTQYLITKGSDVNLEDSHGTTPLAFAASNGQTNPALYELFFKAGIDPKKKYTDGSTLLLMAIPADKDLVLTDYLITKGLSLKDTDTKGSTAFDYAARTGNIALLKKLLDKKVKYTDNALLIASQGNRRETTSLDAYKFLVEEVKIKATATNKSGENVLHFLATKPNQKDIIAYFLAKGVDVNKANNEGNTPFMLAAGARENGALEQLLATAKNVNLQNTKGESALTIAVKSGTSEAVSALLAKGADVKIIDKDGNNLGVYLVQSFRPGPKQESFDAKVKLLQEKGLDLAAAQKDGSTLYHFAVAKNDLSLLKKLADLKIDVNAKNKDGMTALHKAAMIAKDDAILKYLISIGAKKDITTEFDESAYALAKENESLTKNNVSIDFLK; from the coding sequence ATGAAAAAGAACCTCCTTCTTTCTTTCGCATTAGTTGCCACTTTGTTTGTTAATGCTCAGCAAAAAAACACATTATTAGAAGCTTCATTTTGGAAAACTGCTCCGGATGTAACAACTGTTCAGGCAGAAATTGCCAAAGGAAACAGCGCTTCTGAAGCCAATGTAAATGCATTTGATGTTACAACTCTTGCTATCAATAATGATGCGCCGCTGGCAACCATAAAATTCTTATTGGATCAACCCGGAAATCCGTTAAATAAAATGACGCACGACAATCGTATTTATTTACACTGGGCGGCATACAGAGGAAATATTGACTTGACTCAATACCTGATTACAAAAGGTTCTGATGTTAATCTTGAAGACAGCCACGGTACTACTCCACTTGCTTTTGCAGCTTCTAACGGACAAACGAATCCGGCACTTTATGAGCTATTCTTCAAAGCAGGAATCGATCCGAAGAAAAAATATACTGATGGTTCAACTCTATTATTAATGGCAATTCCTGCAGATAAAGATCTTGTCTTAACAGATTATCTTATCACAAAAGGATTGTCTCTTAAAGATACTGATACTAAAGGAAGTACAGCATTTGATTATGCTGCAAGAACTGGAAATATCGCGCTGTTAAAAAAATTACTAGACAAGAAAGTAAAATATACAGACAACGCACTTTTGATTGCAAGCCAAGGAAACCGTAGAGAAACAACTTCGCTTGACGCCTATAAATTTTTAGTTGAAGAAGTAAAAATAAAAGCTACAGCCACAAATAAATCCGGAGAAAACGTATTACATTTTCTAGCAACAAAACCAAATCAGAAAGATATTATCGCTTACTTTCTGGCAAAAGGTGTTGACGTAAATAAAGCAAACAACGAAGGAAATACACCTTTTATGCTTGCTGCCGGAGCCAGAGAAAATGGTGCATTAGAACAATTATTAGCAACAGCTAAAAATGTAAATCTGCAAAATACAAAAGGAGAATCAGCTTTGACAATTGCTGTAAAATCAGGAACTTCAGAAGCAGTTTCGGCACTTTTAGCAAAAGGCGCAGACGTTAAAATAATTGATAAAGACGGAAACAATTTAGGCGTTTATTTAGTACAATCTTTCAGACCGGGACCAAAACAAGAATCTTTTGATGCTAAAGTAAAATTACTTCAGGAAAAAGGATTAGATCTTGCTGCCGCTCAAAAAGACGGAAGTACTTTATATCATTTTGCTGTTGCGAAAAACGACTTATCTTTGCTTAAAAAATTAGCCGATTTAAAAATTGATGTTAATGCTAAAAACAAAGACGGAATGACAGCGCTTCACAAAGCTGCAATGATTGCAAAAGACGATGCGATCTTAAAATATCTAATTTCGATTGGCGCTAAAAAAGACATTACAACAGAATTTGACGAAAGTGCTTATGCTTTAGCAAAAGAAAACGAGTCATTGACAAAAAACAATGTTTCTATTGATTTTTTAAAATAG
- a CDS encoding DUF2271 domain-containing protein codes for MKIFKIALTASLICLISFQASAQSKYKCMLQMANYMGEGAYIVVSLINPSGEYEKTLYVMGDDKKWYKSLKEWNKFQAQKHEDISAKTGASVTGGDRSITTIEIEDSKINKGYKLRFESAVEDQKYHVNDVEIPLTTEGLADKTEGKGYIRYVRLNKI; via the coding sequence ATGAAAATATTCAAAATAGCCCTTACAGCTTCATTAATCTGCCTAATTTCATTTCAGGCTTCGGCTCAAAGCAAATACAAATGTATGCTTCAAATGGCAAATTATATGGGAGAAGGCGCTTATATCGTAGTTTCTCTAATTAATCCAAGTGGAGAATACGAAAAAACACTTTACGTAATGGGCGATGATAAAAAATGGTACAAATCATTAAAAGAATGGAATAAATTTCAAGCTCAGAAACATGAAGATATCAGCGCAAAAACCGGAGCATCTGTAACTGGTGGAGATCGCAGCATTACAACAATAGAAATTGAAGATTCTAAAATCAACAAAGGATATAAATTAAGATTTGAATCAGCAGTAGAAGATCAAAAATACCATGTAAATGACGTTGAAATTCCACTAACAACCGAAGGTCTTGCTGACAAAACAGAAGGAAAAGGTTATATAAGATATGTGAGATTAAACAAGATTTAA
- a CDS encoding PepSY domain-containing protein — translation MTLSFWRYTHLAFALFSSLFLLLASVTGIILAIDAVQEKTNPYKVENFNSITLGETLPALKKSYSEITELSVDYNQFVTLQAIDQDGNDINAYINPKTGKALGKPVKKSEFIQWVTSLHRSLFLHETGRFFVGVISFLLVLISISGFALVLNRQRGIRNFFSKVIKEYFAQYYHVVLGRLALIPILIIALTGTYLSLERFNFFMGEKKEKQKTETLAPTQKGAEINIFKTTLLSDVKKIEFPFTDDPEEYYIIELKDREIEVNQVTGAVITEKRSPMTVQFADLSLDLHTGRINGIWAVILAIACVNILFFIYSGFAITLKRRSSRIKNKFNANESKYILLAGSENGSTLRFANAIQKQLIDRGEKAHIAQLNQYKVFPKAEHIIVFSSTHGLGDAPSNGNKFLSLLKKYDQQQKIKFSVVGFGSKAYPDFCGFAVEIDQLLATQNWAERFLELQTVNDKSAEEFVEWIKLWSAKTEIPLSTTPSLYNHAPKGLSKLMVLDKTLVSEFEQTFLVTLRANMRTKFTSGDLLAIYPANDTRERLYSIGNHTGNIQLVVKLHPHGLGSGFLNNLEPGNTIKARIINNGAFHFPKKTSKVALISNGTGIAPFLGMIEQNKKKIETHLYSGFRMETEMVVGYKKFTSEMIEKKQLHNFHLALSRESNQFYVMDLIKRDADFFTDLLQQNGVIMICGSLAMQKDVESILDNLCLAKKMKSISEYKENGQLLTDCY, via the coding sequence ATGACTCTTTCTTTTTGGCGTTACACACACTTAGCTTTCGCTTTGTTTTCTTCTTTATTTTTACTGCTGGCATCCGTTACGGGTATTATTTTGGCCATAGATGCCGTTCAGGAAAAAACAAATCCATACAAAGTAGAAAATTTTAATTCCATAACTTTAGGAGAAACATTACCCGCTTTAAAAAAGTCATATTCTGAAATTACAGAGTTAAGCGTCGATTACAATCAATTTGTAACACTTCAGGCAATTGATCAGGACGGAAACGATATCAATGCCTACATCAATCCTAAAACTGGTAAAGCTTTAGGAAAACCAGTAAAGAAAAGCGAATTCATACAATGGGTAACCAGCCTGCATCGTTCCTTGTTTCTTCATGAAACGGGACGTTTTTTTGTTGGAGTAATTTCATTTTTATTAGTATTAATTTCGATTTCAGGTTTTGCACTTGTACTTAACAGACAAAGGGGAATTCGCAATTTCTTTTCGAAAGTAATAAAAGAATACTTTGCACAATATTATCACGTTGTTTTGGGAAGATTAGCTTTAATCCCAATTCTGATTATTGCACTTACCGGAACTTATTTATCACTCGAAAGATTTAATTTTTTCATGGGTGAAAAGAAAGAAAAGCAAAAAACAGAAACTTTAGCGCCAACCCAAAAAGGTGCAGAAATAAATATATTCAAAACGACACTTTTATCAGATGTCAAAAAAATCGAATTTCCTTTTACAGACGATCCCGAAGAATATTATATCATCGAATTAAAAGACAGAGAAATTGAAGTTAATCAGGTTACAGGCGCTGTAATTACAGAGAAACGTTCGCCAATGACCGTTCAATTTGCTGATTTAAGCCTTGATCTTCACACAGGAAGAATAAACGGAATTTGGGCTGTAATTCTTGCTATTGCCTGCGTTAATATTCTCTTTTTTATCTATTCTGGTTTTGCAATTACTTTAAAAAGAAGGTCAAGCCGAATTAAAAATAAATTTAATGCCAACGAAAGTAAATATATTTTACTGGCAGGTTCTGAAAACGGAAGTACTTTACGTTTTGCAAATGCAATTCAGAAACAATTAATTGATCGTGGCGAAAAAGCTCACATTGCTCAATTAAATCAATATAAAGTTTTTCCAAAAGCAGAACACATTATTGTGTTTTCTTCGACTCACGGATTGGGAGATGCGCCATCTAACGGAAATAAATTTTTATCTCTTTTAAAGAAATACGATCAACAACAGAAAATCAAATTTTCGGTAGTAGGTTTTGGTTCGAAAGCTTATCCGGATTTTTGTGGTTTTGCAGTAGAAATTGATCAGCTTTTGGCTACTCAAAATTGGGCAGAACGCTTTCTGGAATTACAAACCGTAAACGATAAATCGGCAGAAGAATTTGTAGAGTGGATTAAACTTTGGAGTGCCAAAACAGAAATTCCATTATCGACAACGCCTTCATTATACAATCACGCACCAAAAGGTTTATCAAAACTTATGGTTTTAGATAAAACATTGGTTTCAGAATTCGAACAAACCTTTCTCGTTACATTACGCGCCAATATGAGAACCAAATTTACTTCTGGAGACTTGTTGGCTATTTATCCCGCAAATGATACAAGAGAACGTCTTTATTCAATTGGAAATCATACCGGAAATATTCAATTGGTCGTAAAATTACATCCACACGGATTAGGTTCCGGATTTCTGAATAATCTTGAACCCGGAAATACAATTAAAGCCAGAATAATCAATAATGGAGCTTTTCATTTTCCGAAAAAAACTTCAAAAGTAGCCTTAATTTCTAACGGAACTGGTATTGCGCCTTTTCTGGGAATGATCGAACAAAACAAGAAAAAGATCGAAACTCATTTATATTCCGGTTTCCGAATGGAGACTGAAATGGTTGTAGGATATAAAAAGTTCACATCAGAAATGATCGAAAAGAAACAACTGCATAATTTTCATTTGGCTTTATCACGCGAATCAAATCAGTTTTATGTAATGGATTTAATCAAACGTGATGCTGACTTTTTCACTGATTTATTACAACAAAACGGAGTAATTATGATTTGCGGTTCTCTTGCAATGCAAAAAGATGTTGAGTCAATTTTGGATAATTTGTGTCTCGCAAAAAAGATGAAATCAATTTCTGAATATAAAGAAAATGGTCAATTATTGACGGATTGTTATTAG
- a CDS encoding FAD:protein FMN transferase → MNKSILYKLLFLSILISGLSANAQVLRKRTTLLMGGRFDITIVANDSLEAEKNIDIVIAEITRIENLISDWKSDSQVSEVNQNAGIRPVKVDREVFELTQRAIKFSQATKGGFDVSFAAMDRIWKFDGSMTEMPSAEAIKKSVEKVGYKNIILDSAQSTIFLKLKGMKIGFGALGEGYATDKCRAMMIAKGIKAGIINGSGDMSTWGKQPNGNPWKIGITNPFNPDKLLATIPLEQHAITTSGSYEKFVIFNGVRYSHIINPATGYPATGLCSVTVLGPDAETANGLSTSLMVLGQKEGLILLQKYPDYSCLMITDNGKVVKSKNFKIKKFKAKL, encoded by the coding sequence ATGAATAAATCAATCCTATATAAACTTCTATTTCTTTCCATACTAATATCTGGATTATCCGCAAACGCACAAGTTCTCCGCAAAAGAACAACGCTTCTTATGGGCGGACGTTTTGATATTACAATTGTTGCTAATGATTCGCTTGAAGCGGAAAAAAATATAGATATCGTTATTGCCGAAATTACAAGAATTGAAAACCTAATCTCAGATTGGAAATCAGACTCACAGGTTTCTGAAGTAAATCAAAATGCCGGAATTCGTCCTGTAAAAGTAGATCGTGAGGTTTTTGAATTAACGCAAAGAGCAATTAAATTTTCTCAAGCTACAAAAGGCGGATTTGACGTTAGTTTTGCCGCAATGGACCGAATCTGGAAATTTGACGGATCAATGACCGAAATGCCTTCGGCGGAAGCCATAAAAAAATCAGTAGAAAAAGTCGGTTACAAAAACATCATTCTGGATAGTGCACAATCGACTATTTTTTTAAAACTAAAAGGAATGAAAATTGGTTTTGGCGCTTTAGGCGAAGGATATGCAACCGATAAATGTCGCGCCATGATGATAGCAAAAGGCATAAAAGCCGGCATTATAAACGGTTCTGGTGATATGAGTACGTGGGGAAAACAACCAAACGGAAATCCGTGGAAAATTGGAATCACAAATCCATTTAATCCTGATAAACTTCTGGCTACAATTCCGTTAGAACAACATGCAATAACGACTTCCGGCAGTTATGAAAAGTTTGTTATTTTTAATGGCGTACGATATTCCCACATTATAAATCCTGCAACAGGTTATCCCGCAACCGGATTATGCAGCGTAACAGTTCTTGGTCCTGATGCCGAAACTGCAAATGGTTTAAGTACTTCGCTTATGGTTTTAGGACAAAAAGAAGGTCTTATTTTGCTTCAAAAATATCCTGATTATAGTTGTTTGATGATTACGGATAATGGTAAAGTCGTGAAATCAAAAAACTTCAAGATTAAGAAGTTTAAAGCTAAACTTTAA
- a CDS encoding efflux transporter outer membrane subunit — MIVIAATLLSACVTKKYERPKTLSTDNLYRDQTSTDSTTIANMPWQTVFKDQKLNALIQKGLDQNLNLKNAIENIVQARATLRQTKLGYYPTLDFDANATRNKQSKAALNFPAGININTLTTTYKMGFSTSWEADIWGKLSSSKRAALATYLSTDAAKQAVQTQLISDIANNYFLLLAYDKQLEITQATLESRIKNVEVIKALKEGAIVTGASVVQSEANQHAAEVLIPDLKRSIRETENALNILLGQASGPIERGVLGDQVIPEKIAIGLPAQLLENRPDVRQAEFNFRTAFETTNLARTYFYPSLTLTASGGLSTLQLKNFFDQSIFYSIIGGLTQPIFNQGLNRERLTNAQSRQVQAFNTFQQSLLVAGQEVSNALYAYEMAVAKEDSREKQIEALEKAVDFTQQLLEYSSATNYTDVLTSEQNLLAAQLSGVNDNLQKLQAVVDLYRALGGGWK; from the coding sequence TACAGAGATCAGACTTCTACTGATTCGACTACGATCGCTAATATGCCTTGGCAAACTGTTTTTAAAGATCAAAAACTAAATGCTTTAATTCAAAAAGGATTAGACCAGAATCTGAATTTAAAAAATGCGATTGAGAATATCGTGCAGGCGCGTGCTACTTTACGTCAGACAAAATTAGGGTATTATCCAACTTTAGATTTTGATGCTAATGCAACACGTAATAAGCAATCTAAAGCGGCATTAAACTTTCCGGCAGGAATCAATATCAATACGTTAACTACAACCTATAAAATGGGTTTTAGTACGTCTTGGGAAGCTGATATTTGGGGAAAATTAAGCAGTTCCAAAAGAGCGGCTTTGGCAACATATCTTTCTACAGATGCTGCAAAACAAGCTGTACAAACACAATTAATTTCTGATATTGCAAACAATTACTTTTTATTGTTGGCGTATGATAAACAATTAGAAATTACGCAGGCAACATTAGAAAGTCGTATTAAAAATGTAGAAGTTATCAAAGCTTTAAAAGAAGGAGCAATTGTAACAGGAGCGTCTGTTGTGCAAAGTGAAGCCAATCAACATGCAGCCGAAGTTTTGATTCCAGATTTAAAAAGAAGTATTCGTGAGACTGAAAATGCACTTAATATTTTATTAGGGCAAGCGTCAGGACCAATAGAAAGAGGCGTTTTAGGAGATCAGGTAATTCCTGAAAAAATTGCAATAGGTTTACCTGCTCAATTGTTAGAAAATCGTCCGGATGTTCGTCAGGCTGAATTTAATTTCAGAACTGCTTTTGAGACGACTAACTTGGCAAGAACTTATTTTTATCCAAGTTTAACGCTTACAGCAAGTGGTGGTTTATCGACTTTGCAATTGAAGAATTTCTTTGATCAGTCTATATTTTATTCGATAATTGGAGGATTAACACAACCAATTTTTAATCAAGGACTTAATAGAGAAAGATTAACAAATGCGCAATCAAGACAAGTTCAGGCTTTCAATACTTTTCAGCAAAGTTTGTTAGTTGCTGGTCAGGAAGTTTCGAACGCTCTTTATGCTTACGAAATGGCTGTAGCCAAAGAAGACTCAAGAGAGAAACAAATCGAAGCTCTTGAAAAAGCAGTTGATTTTACGCAACAACTTTTAGAATATAGTTCTGCTACTAATTATACAGATGTATTAACATCAGAACAAAACCTTTTAGCAGCTCAATTGAGTGGTGTAAATGATAATTTACAAAAATTACAAGCCGTTGTTGATTTGTACCGTGCTTTAGGTGGTGGATGGAAATAA